In Streptomyces sp. RFCAC02, the following proteins share a genomic window:
- a CDS encoding ATP-dependent DNA helicase UvrD2 — MTTAPHASPFPPSPHSADAVLDGLDPEQRAVATTLQGPVCVLAGAGTGKTRAITHRIAYGVHSGVYRPATVLAVTFTQRAAGEMRGRLRQLGAGGVQTRTFHAAALRQLQFFWPRAVGGDPPRLVEKKIPLVAEAASRCRLRLERLELRDVTSEIEWAKVTQVTPEDYPAALVKSGREAPRDPAQTSQVYATYEQLKRDRGVIDFEDVLLLTVGMLTDRYDIAETVRRQYQHFVVDEYQDVSPLQQRLLHLWLGDRDSLCVVGDASQTIYSFTGATPEYLLTFRTRHPDATLVKLVRDYRSTPQVVHLANGLLAQASGRAAEHRLELVSQRSPGPEPVFAEHPDEPAEAEAVARRIRELLTPREEGGAGVPASEVAVLYRANSQSETYEQALSDAGVPYQLRGAERFFDRPEIRQAVLALRGAARAGGNDRVLADADGLAGQVGAVLATTGWTPEPPAGSGAVRDRWESLRSLVRLAEDLGRARPDAVLGDLVAELEERIAAQHAPTVEGVTLASLHAAKGLEWDAVFLVGLTDGMLPITHAKTPEQVEEERRLLYVGVTRARHHLSLSWALARSPGGRAGRRPSRFLDGLRPGSAAGGGRGASGSVERGTGARGRKPRGPVPCRVCGRTLTEATEIKLRRCAECPSTMDEALFERLREWRLDRARELKRPPYAVFTDVTLMAIAETLPGTERQLAGISGVGPHKLRQFGADVLALCAGEPLPAPDAADPAPAGEPAPDAGTDDEMVEQVTSETPEK, encoded by the coding sequence GTGACCACCGCACCGCACGCCTCCCCCTTCCCACCGTCCCCGCACTCCGCCGACGCCGTCCTCGACGGCCTCGACCCGGAGCAGCGCGCCGTCGCCACGACGCTCCAGGGACCGGTGTGCGTGCTCGCGGGCGCGGGGACGGGCAAGACGCGCGCGATCACCCATCGCATCGCGTACGGCGTGCACTCCGGCGTCTACCGGCCGGCGACCGTGCTGGCCGTCACGTTCACCCAGCGCGCGGCGGGCGAGATGCGCGGGCGGTTGCGGCAGCTCGGCGCGGGCGGCGTGCAGACGAGGACGTTCCACGCGGCGGCCCTCCGGCAGCTCCAGTTCTTCTGGCCACGGGCGGTGGGCGGCGATCCGCCCCGGCTGGTGGAGAAGAAGATCCCGCTGGTCGCCGAGGCGGCGTCGCGCTGCCGGCTGCGCCTGGAACGCCTCGAACTGCGGGACGTCACCTCCGAGATCGAGTGGGCCAAGGTGACCCAGGTCACCCCGGAGGACTACCCGGCCGCCCTGGTGAAGAGCGGCCGGGAGGCCCCGCGCGACCCCGCCCAGACGAGCCAGGTGTACGCGACCTACGAGCAGCTCAAGCGCGACCGGGGCGTCATCGACTTCGAGGACGTGCTGCTGCTGACGGTCGGCATGCTCACCGACCGGTACGACATCGCGGAGACGGTGCGCCGCCAGTACCAGCACTTCGTCGTCGACGAGTACCAGGACGTGAGCCCGCTCCAGCAGCGGCTGCTGCACCTGTGGCTCGGGGACCGGGACAGCCTGTGCGTCGTGGGGGACGCCAGCCAGACGATCTACTCCTTCACCGGCGCCACCCCCGAGTACCTGCTCACCTTCCGCACCCGCCACCCGGACGCCACGCTGGTGAAGCTCGTGCGCGACTACCGCTCCACGCCGCAGGTCGTCCACCTGGCGAACGGGCTGCTGGCGCAGGCGAGCGGCCGGGCGGCCGAGCACCGGCTCGAACTGGTCTCCCAGCGCTCGCCGGGGCCCGAGCCCGTCTTCGCCGAGCACCCGGACGAGCCGGCCGAGGCCGAGGCCGTGGCCCGCCGCATCCGCGAGCTGCTGACCCCGCGCGAGGAGGGCGGCGCGGGTGTGCCGGCCAGCGAGGTCGCCGTCCTGTACCGGGCCAACTCCCAGTCCGAGACCTACGAGCAGGCCCTCTCCGACGCCGGCGTGCCCTACCAGCTCCGCGGTGCCGAGCGGTTCTTCGACCGCCCGGAGATCCGGCAGGCGGTGCTCGCGCTGCGCGGCGCGGCCCGCGCCGGGGGCAACGACCGCGTCCTCGCCGACGCGGACGGCCTGGCCGGGCAGGTCGGCGCGGTCCTGGCGACCACCGGCTGGACGCCCGAGCCGCCGGCCGGCTCGGGCGCCGTGCGGGACCGCTGGGAGTCGCTGCGGTCGCTGGTGCGGCTCGCCGAGGACCTCGGGCGCGCCCGCCCCGACGCCGTGCTCGGCGATCTCGTGGCCGAGCTGGAGGAGCGGATCGCCGCCCAGCACGCGCCGACCGTCGAGGGCGTCACCCTGGCATCGCTGCACGCGGCGAAGGGCCTGGAGTGGGACGCCGTCTTCCTCGTCGGCCTGACGGACGGCATGCTGCCCATCACCCACGCCAAGACCCCCGAGCAGGTCGAGGAGGAGCGCCGCCTGCTGTACGTGGGCGTCACCCGCGCGCGGCACCACCTGTCCCTGTCCTGGGCGCTGGCGCGGTCGCCCGGCGGCCGGGCCGGGCGGCGCCCCAGCCGCTTCCTGGACGGTCTGCGGCCCGGGTCGGCGGCCGGTGGCGGGCGGGGCGCGTCCGGGAGCGTCGAGCGGGGCACGGGAGCACGCGGGCGCAAGCCGCGCGGCCCGGTGCCGTGCCGGGTCTGCGGCCGCACTCTGACGGAGGCCACCGAGATCAAGCTGCGGCGGTGCGCGGAGTGCCCGTCCACGATGGACGAGGCGCTGTTCGAGCGGCTGCGCGAGTGGCGTCTCGACCGGGCGCGGGAGCTGAAGCGCCCGCCGTACGCCGTCTTCACCGATGTCACGCTGATGGCCATCGCGGAGACGCTGCCGGGCACCGAGCGGCAGCTCGCCGGGATCTCCGGGGTCGGGCCGCACAAGCTGCGCCAGTTCGGCGCGGACGTGCTGGCGCTGTGCGCGGGTG
- the nudC gene encoding NAD(+) diphosphatase, producing the protein MRTTPASPDNVVPPIPLTGTGGIDRDAGHRLDEAWLAAAWSHPTTRVFVVSGGQALIEDTPDGGTELVTMPSFDAPLTEAHRYFLGTDADGVKYFALQKDSLPGRMDEAARPAGLREAALLLSERDSELLVHAVALENWQRLHRFCSRCGERTVIAAAGHIRRCPACGAEHYPRTDPAVIMLVVDDDDRALLGRQLHWPTGRFSTLAGFVEPGESIEQAVVREVREETDVEVGEVQYVASQPWPFPSSLMLGFIARATDARVRVDGEEIDEARWFSRDDLRAAMDAGEVLPPSGVSIAARLIELWYGKPLASAAPW; encoded by the coding sequence ATGCGTACAACCCCGGCGTCTCCGGACAACGTCGTCCCGCCGATCCCGCTCACCGGCACCGGTGGCATCGACCGTGACGCGGGTCACCGCCTCGACGAGGCATGGCTGGCGGCGGCCTGGAGCCACCCCACGACGCGGGTCTTCGTCGTCTCCGGCGGTCAGGCGCTGATCGAGGACACCCCGGACGGCGGCACCGAGCTGGTGACGATGCCGTCCTTCGACGCGCCCCTCACCGAGGCCCACCGCTACTTCCTCGGCACGGACGCGGACGGCGTCAAGTACTTCGCCCTCCAGAAGGACTCCCTGCCCGGGCGCATGGACGAGGCCGCCAGGCCCGCGGGACTGCGCGAGGCCGCCCTGCTGCTGTCCGAGCGCGACAGCGAGCTGCTGGTCCACGCCGTCGCCCTGGAGAACTGGCAGCGGCTCCACCGCTTCTGCTCCCGCTGCGGCGAGCGCACCGTCATCGCGGCGGCCGGGCACATCCGCCGCTGCCCCGCCTGCGGCGCCGAGCACTACCCGCGCACCGACCCGGCCGTGATCATGCTGGTCGTCGACGACGACGACCGCGCGCTCCTCGGCCGGCAGCTGCACTGGCCGACCGGCCGTTTCTCGACGCTCGCCGGCTTCGTGGAGCCGGGCGAGTCGATCGAGCAGGCGGTGGTGCGCGAGGTGCGCGAGGAGACGGACGTCGAGGTCGGCGAGGTGCAGTACGTGGCGAGCCAGCCGTGGCCCTTCCCGTCCAGCCTGATGCTCGGCTTCATCGCGCGGGCCACGGACGCCCGGGTGCGGGTGGACGGCGAGGAGATCGACGAGGCCCGCTGGTTCTCGCGCGACGACCTGCGGGCCGCCATGGACGCCGGCGAGGTCCTGCCGCCGTCGGGCGTCTCCATCGCCGCCCGGCTCATCGAGCTGTGGTACGGCAAGCCGCTGGCGTCCGCCGCCCCCTGGTGA
- a CDS encoding mycoredoxin, translated as MPGTVTMYSTTWCGYCRRLKGQLDREGIAYTEIDIEQDPSAVALVEAANDGNRTVPTVVVAPEGGTEVTMTNPSLAQVKQALHA; from the coding sequence ATGCCAGGGACCGTGACGATGTACAGCACCACGTGGTGCGGCTACTGCCGGCGGCTCAAGGGCCAGCTCGACCGCGAGGGCATCGCGTACACCGAGATCGACATCGAGCAGGACCCGTCGGCGGTCGCGCTCGTGGAGGCGGCCAACGACGGCAACCGCACCGTCCCCACCGTGGTCGTCGCCCCGGAGGGCGGCACCGAGGTCACGATGACCAACCCGTCCCTGGCACAGGTGAAGCAGGCCCTGCACGCCTGA